The genomic segment gctgtgatgtgccttatggaGAAGATATGTGTGTCATTCAGTCATGAGTTATAATGCTGTTGGTTGTGAGTTCAATGCTAATGAATCAACAACACCTgttaaataagatatatttatgcagaaacacacataaaacaaggttatgtattgaCTGGTTACTGAAAATAGCGTGACCAGAGGCTTACAGGAACCTAATTCTATATTTCCCCTGGGAGCAATGGGTCAGTATTTACTAAGTTGGTGTTTATGGTTACTTTAAGGAATGTAACTACCACAAATAATGAGAACTGGCTGTATTACTGGTGTGGGTCTCTCAGTGCTCTCTTCCCTTGCCAGGGTGATCGTGGAGGCGCCACGCTGTACCATCTCATGGAAAGGGGCTGTCCAAAATCCTCATTCAGACCCAGAGAGGACTCTGCATGAGCAAGGAATCAGCTGTTGCTTATGGCCAGTGCTATGTGAAGTTGTTTCCACAGCATAACTTAGTCTTTCCTCACCAAACACAATGCTAAATATCTGTTCCTAAAATACCACTtgtaaggccaggcacggtggctcaggcctataatcccagcactttctgaggccaaggtaggcagattacttgagcccgggagttcaagaccagcctgggcaatgtgacaaaaccctttctctacaaaaacaaccaaaaaattagccaggtgtggtagcatgcccctgtaatctcagttactcaggaggctgaggtgggaggattgcttgagcctggggaggccgaggctgcatgagccgtgattataccactgcactccagcttgggtgacagagtaagaccttgtctctaaataaatgaataaatgaagaaatacaaaaataaaatattgcttgTTAACTGAAGATAAATAGTActtttgaaagacaaaaagaagaaacatttgggTGCTCTGCCCCTCCCCCATCAGCTCATAGATTTCCAAATGTGGAAAATAGAACTTATCTCAAAATTTGCTGTAAAgcttaaataaaatatctgcttcatagtgtcacataaacattgatgaaatataagctaataaaaaattaattgacaagaaaactaaaactaactcaattattttaaaataacaatataaaactTGAATGAAGATTGTTTAtgaactttaatttaaaaattttaaagtttgttaAACTTTACTAAACTTTATTAAACTTGTTCTAAACTGAAATCCTATGATTTCGAAATaaatccttttctttccttcctctgttcTTTTATATGACTAGTTACTGCCTTGTAAATACAGATAATGCAGCCTAGTCATCTGCTATTACCTTCACTAACTGCATATTCCAAACcctaaaaaataaatgtctccaAATTTAGCCTCAGATTTTCCGCAAATAAAATATTGCCCTCCAAAAAAGACATtgataaatgtaaaaatactcTGTAGATTAAAATAACAGATTTATTAAGCAATGACGTAAAttacatcctttttctttttttaaaaaagacctgTGATAAAGTTGTATTTTCAACTTTGCAAAGTCACCTAAGCAATGGATCACATCTGTTACATAGTTAAACTAaacaagctatttttaaaaataagtaaacattcATTATTTAGCCTTTACTAAGTAAATCAAACTTAGCTCTGCATAATAATATATCTGACAGAACCACTAGAAAGTGCCATGAGTCCTCAGGCCACTGCACAGTTGTTTGGGCAGGGAAgggcaaggaaaagagaagaCATCAAATGCTTTAGAAGCACTAGGCCCATACAATGGATATTTTCtggcaattaaaaagaaattaagtactGGTAATGCTACAACATAAAGGAAAACATTACACTAAGAGTAAGCAGCCAGttgcaaaatatcacatataattgtttttttgtttgtttgttttgagacggagtttcactcttgttgcccaggcttgagtgcaatggcaggatctcggctcactgcaatctctacctcccaggttcaagcgattctcctgcttcagcctcccgagtagctggattacaggcatgtgccaccacacctggctaattttgtattttcagtagagatggggtttctccatgttggtcaggctggattcgaactcccaacctcaggtgatctgcccgccttagcctcccaaagtgctgggattacaggcgtgagcaactgcgcctggcctaaatatgACATATTATAatacatgattccatttgtacGAAATATCCAGAAGAGGCAAATcgatagagacagaaagtagatttgtgGCTGCAAGAGGTTGGGGCAAGGGAGATGAACAGTGATTGCTAAAATACATGGAGTTTCTGTTTGGACTGATGGAATATACTAGAATTAGAAATTAGTAGTAATGATGTTTGTATAACatagtgaatatactaaaaatcactgaattgtacactttaaaatagtgACTGATGCTATgcgaattatatctcaaaaaatattttaaagcaccaGGTGCACTGTTTTAGTCTATTTTCTATTGCTTATAACAGAAAATCTGAatctgggtagtttataaagaaaaggaatttattttctacAGTTATGGAGGTTGGGAAGTTCCAGGTcaaggggccacatctggtgagggccttcctgctggtggggactctcttCAGAGTCCTGTGACAGCACAGAGCATTACATGGTGATGGGGTTCAGTGTGCTAGCACaggtctctctccttcctcttatAAAGCCACAAGTCCCATTCTTGTGCTAACCCaataatccattaatccattatCCCATGGATGGATGGATTTCAGAGCCCTCACCACCCAATCACCTTTTAAGGCCCCACCTTTCAATACTGCCATATTGGGGAttcagtttcaacatgagtttccggagagacaaacattcaaaccatagcacacaCCTGCTAGGATGATTAGAATCCAAAAGCCAGATAATAACACGTGTtgacgaggatgtggagaaatagaatgCTCATAccctgctggtgagaatgtaaagtggcaaaaaaacagtctggcagttcctcaaaaagttaaacataagagacatagagttaccatttgacccagaactTCCACTCCTAGATGTTTACCCGAGAGACATgaaaacatacatgcacacagaAACATGTACATAAACAtgtatagcagctttatttataataaccaaaagCTGAAAATGGCCCAAATGTCCCTCATCTGATgaactgataaataaaatgtgtatccAATGGACTATTAATCAGCTATGAAAAGAAATGGAGTACTgccacaacacagatgaaccttgaaaacattttgccaagttaaataaaccagtcacaaaggATCACATACTATTATGagtccattcatatgaaatgttctaaatagacaaaactatagagacacAGAACAAATTAGTAGTTGCCTAGGCATGGGGAATAGGGAATTGGGAGGTGGTGGTTAAAGGTTACAGAGTTTCTTTAAGGGtggggagtgatgaaaatgttctcacCTTGTGATGATGGTTGCCCAGTTCTAAAGATCCTAAAAACTGTTGACTAGTTCACTCTAAATGGGTGAACTATattgtatatgaattatatctcaataaatctcttggaaaaaataaagaatacatctaacaaaaaaaatttaagggaCATGTATTCCTTTTCCAATTGTTATAATAAAACCAGGTGGAAGAGAATGGTTTTagcagttagaaaaaaaaaaaaatacaaatctggGGTTTGGCCAtgaaaagttatttataaaaattagagaagaaaaggTAAGAAGAAGTTATTTCACATTACAGACCTCTCCCTGGCCCCAAAGCCTAATATGTGCTTACCAAGTCAAAAAAAGAGACACAGCTGATTCACAAGCTGAAGGTTTGAACTTGAACAGAACCCTAGGCAGGGCAGTGTCCCCCGCTTTCCCCCGGCCCAGGTAACACTAGGCAGAGCACCAGAGAGTAAAAACTCAACACGGGGGAGGCTGGACCCTCAAGGTTTGGGAGTTGAAGCACCCAACTTCTGGCTCAGGGACTTGGGGAGTAGGGTAAACAAAACCTACTTGGAAAATAATTGgggaagaaaaccaaaaattgccttctgcagggctggggacagggaaggaggcagggccAGGGAAAGGAGGATTTCATATCACTAATctaacttgggaggctggaaGGGACCATCTTCAACTGGTCTTAAGAGGAAAGCCAGATGGCGGATTGGAGAATCcacaggagggagagaaggaaagggaatgtAGCTGGTAGGATGCAATAGCCCCTTCCTTTCTGGGCACAGGAGGGCAGCCAGGGCACCAGGTCCAGGCAGTGACCTCACAACAACAGCAGTTTTTGCAGCTTAGAGATCAACCACCTGGCCCACCCCACTATTCATTCTGCTCAGCGTGGGCTGGTGTAGGGCCACTCTCCGCCCCAAGGCAGCGGACAGCTCTGTAGCCTGGGGCCCTGCCTCTTCTTCTGAGGCAGCACTGCCTCTGCCCCCTTGGCCTGGGGCTCCCGGCTGTCAGGGGTAGCAATAGCCTTCCCTTCCTGGGCAGTGCCCTTGTCGCTGCAGGCACTGATCTCCTCCCGCCCCGCTCCTGCTCTTCGTCCATAGGTGAGGAGGCAGAAGCAGCACCCCACCCTCCTTCCCATTTGTCTTGAAGGACAAGCTGCTCTTAGAAAGCCTTcttgaaagagattttttttttttttttttttttttttttttttttttttaagacaggttagagtgcagtggcgtgatctcggctcactgcagcttcgacctccccaggctcaagcggatcctcccagctcagcctcgggagtagctgagatcacaaccccagcacacccagctttttttttttttttcttggaaggcAGCTATGCTCACCACTATACCATCAACGCTATTTTATTGTAgtattgtagagatgggttttcgacatgttgcccagtctggtctggaactcctgggttcaagcgattcccccagtcttggcctcccaaaatgcagggattacaggcatgagccaccatgcctggccttgaaagACAATTTCGTCTTCTTGGGAGTCTCCTTGCGGGGGAGGGAGGCTCCCCTTTGGCCTCAGCACCCTGACTAGGGGGTGCTGGCTCCATGTCATTGCCAGTGGCCCCGGCTGCCTCTTCTGTTCACAGGGGCCAACTCCCCTTCACCCTTGGGGGATGTCACCATTGCTTTTCACGTGGCCACCCTTCTGTCCGCTGGTTTTCGCGTGGGGAGGGCCTGCTGCTTCTGCGGCGGTCCCGTAGCCCCGGGGAGCCTCGGAGCTCTGGTTTCCCACGATGGGGGTCCTCTGGAGGACGCCGGAGCCGCGCCGGGTCTCCGCCGCAGGGGACAGTAACGCGGGGTCGGCCTGGCGGGCGGAGCGCGGGTGTTGGGAAACAGAGCCGCACCTCGCTCGGCTCCGGAAAGCCTTGGTAACCAAAATTCTTGAAAAGCACTAGTGTCTGGCCTCCGCACTAACTCTCCCCGAGTCCCGTTAAGCCTGGGGGGATGACTCAGAGGGTTTGGGGTCCTGTCGGGGAAGTTCAGAAACCAGAACAGTTCCAGATTCTCcccatgtgtctgtggtcccaccACCTCCTCCGCAAGGGACGCTGAAAGCTGTCTGGTACCTAGGACACCTTCTTGGGATGAGTACGACCATTCGCCCTGGCTGAGCCCCAGGAGTGCGGGCACGGGCCACGGGGGGCGGGTCGCCAGGCACCCCCTCCGGCCTTTCTCTGCTCGCGGCGGCGCTGGGACAACCTCTTGGCGGCTCAGTGCCCGCGGTTCCCAGCGCGGGCCGGGCCGCGGCAGAGGCGCCCAAACCGGTTGCACAGAAACAGCGCCACCCGCGACTGCCCGCGGGGCCATCTCTGCCTGCCTTTCTCTCAAAAACAAAGGCAGGGACGGGGGCGGGAGGTGCCCCAAAAGAAGGCGGGCCGAAGCGAGGTGCGGTTCCCTGTCCCCGCGGAGGAGCCAGGGCAGGGCGCGCAACTCCGGCCGCAGCTGTACCGGGTCGTGAGCCGGCCCCGCCTTGGTAGCGGCGCCCCCTCGCGGTCCAGAGTTAGGCGCATCGGCGGGCTCGGGTCTCCCGCCCGGCGGGGAGGAGGAACAGGGTCTGCGGGGCGGGGACTCGGGGCCGCGGCGGGGCGCGCACACGCGGGTGGGACGGCCCGGGGTACCGGCCCTTGGAGCGGCTGGCCAGGCTCCCAGAGCGCCGGCGCCGCCCATGGCCGAACCGCTCCAGCCAGACCCCGGGGCGGCCGAGGACGCGGCGGCCCAAGCCGTAGAGACGCCGGGCTGGAAGGCCCCGGAGGACGCGGGCTCCCAGGTAGGCGCCGACTCAGGAGCGGAAGGGCTGGGCCAGCCTTCGGGCTGATTTGCCATGAGGCCAGCGGGTCCCATAGAGTTAAGTAAAAAGTAGAATTCTTTAAATGGTCCGAGTCCCTACCCCGTATCCTACACAAACGAGAAACCCAGGTCATTTAGGTCTACCCTCCCCTCTACCCCAGCGCAGGTCCCATCTCAATTTCTTGTCTTTGCGGGGTGGTAGGGCGAGGAGGAACTGGTTACGTCCCAGAACGCGTGGTGGAACCCTCCGAAGCGAGGGAGTGTAATAGGTGCTTGTCTTTAAAGTGTGAATCGAGTCCCCAGCGTGTGGGGTTGGGGCCGCTGCGGTCCCTAATCGCAAGGAGGGGAACCTCGTGGAGGGGCACCTCCCAGACCTAAGGAGCGGGGACCTCGGGCTGGACCCCAGGGCGGTGCAGCCCCTAGACAGGCCGGCTGCAGGTCGACCCGAGATCATGGCACCGGTATTTTTGCATCTCACTCCTACCCTCTTAGAATTGCTTCTCGAAGTTTTCTCTGTTCCGCTTTAGCCCGGAAGTTATGAGATCCGACGCTATGGACCAGCCAAGTGGGTCAGCACGTCCGTGGAGTCTATGGACTGGGATTCAGCCATCCAGACGGGCTTTACGAGACTGAACAGCTACATTCAAGGCAAAAATGAGAAAGGTAAAAGCAGTTTTCCTTGTAATTATGCATATTGTGAAAGAGTCCCTGGGTTTCTTATTGAGTTTTAGCTTGTCAAagaaatatcctttataatagaaaaataagcaagtCATCAAAGACTTGTCTTGTTTTCAGACAAGACTCCTCAGGACCAGAGTTCCACTGCGTATTACTTTTCAACCTCTGTTCTCTGATTTTGCTGGATGAACTGGGGTTTGGTGTAACGTGTGATAAGTCCTTTTCCATAGCTAACACTTCAAGATAATTTGCTGACTGGTAGGATCAGAGACATCGGGAGGCAAGAAGGTACCAAGATTAGAAGCATCAAGTCATAGCTTTTGGTCTGGCTTTGCCGCTATTTATATTTTAGCAGGTCTCTTAGCCTGTGGGACCTCATTTTCTGATTGTAAGAAAAAAGAGTTTACTGACCATGTAATCTCTAATTTCCCCTtttatctctaaaattaaaaatttattaaccCAGAATATCAGTATTACAGAAAGTGGTTTAATATGGGCAGTGAGCAGTTTAGTAATTTTGGCCTTACTGTTTTAAGATGAAAATTATCTTGAAGGTAAATATGTCAATAATGTGAAGTAAATCAAGAAACCCAGATCAAAACAGAATAGGTTAAATGTTTAAAGCTGTCAAAAATACACtaaatttgctttcatttttatgtcacagagatgaaaataaagatgACAGCTCCAGTGACAAGCTACGTGGAGCCTGGTTCAGGTCCTTTTAGTGAGTCTACTATTACCATTTCCCTGTATATTCCCTCTGAACAGCAATTTGATCCGCCCAGGCCTTTAGAGTCAGATGTCTTCATTGAAGATAGAGCCGAAATGACTGTGTTTGTACGGTAAGTGGTAGATAATTTATAGCATTGCTGACTGCTAGTTTTACTTACAGTTTAGCTCCAATGCAATTTCAAAAGGCTTTTCACCCTTCCATAAAATTAGGTCTAATGCATTTTGTGATGTTTTCCTACTGGCTTTGTTGTATATGTTACTGAGGCCTGTCACAAGATAATAATCACTTCATTTAATGAGTCTATTGCATGCCCTTCATATAAGACACGGTGCAAATTATATGCCCCCAAAACAAAAGACTGCAATATAGTTAGATCTGAACAAAAGTACCTTAAACAAAAGTCTTAGtttgttcaggctgctgtaacaaaataccatgggCTGGGTAgtttatgaaaaacagaaatttgtctctcacatttctggagacAAGAAAGTTCAAGTTTAAGGTGCCGGCAGTTTCAGTGACTGGTAAGGGCCTgtttcctggttcacagatggaaCCTTCTCAGAAATGTCCTAATGTGGTAGAAGAGGCAAGGTAGCTTTATTGGACATGTTTTACaaggctctaccctcatgacctaatcactttcCAAAGGCCTCATCTAATACTATCACATTAGTGATTAggttttcaaaatatgaattttgaggcccagcactttgggaggctgaggcaggtggatcactttagcctgggagttagagactagcctgggcaacatagcaagtccccatctctactaaaaaaaaaaaaaaaaatatatatatatatatatatgccaggcctggtggcacatgcctgtggtcccagctccttgggaggctgaggtaggaagatcacttgggcccagaaggtcgaggctgagTGAGCCGtaattgcaccaatgcactccagcctgtgtgacagagtaagaccctgtctcaaaaaaaaaaaaaaaaaaaaaaaaatgtatatatgaattttggggagacataaaCATGGACTTCATAGCTTTCTGCCCTGACCCTGTAAAATTCATATCATCTCACATGCAGAATATATTCATTCTATCCCAATAGCCccaaaagtcttaattcattccagcatcaactcaaaagtctaaATTCATCTAAAGATCATCAAAATCAAATCTGAGGCTCAAGGTACAGTTTATCCTGAGGCCAATTCCCCTCCATCTATGAACCTGTGAAATCAAACATGTTAtatgcctccaaaaaaaaaaaaatggtaggaCAGACATAGGACAAATACCACATTCCAAAatgaagaaatgggaaaaaagaaatgggtAACAGGTTCCAAGTAAGTTCTAAATCTTCAGATTAATTTTCTGTGACTCAAAGCTTTTCCCTCTGGGCCCACTGGGATGAAGGTCCCACTTGTGAAGCTCTGCTGAACAGAGGTTGGGCCCCCAAGGCTTCAATTGTCCCTGCCCATGGCTTTGGAGGCCCAAACCCACTGCAGCTCTCATAGTTGGAGGAACCCCAGGGGCAGTCCTACCAGGCTCAAATTACACACCAGTGGCCCTCCCAGTCTAGTGTGCCCTGCTCCCACGGCTCTGTTCGCCATTTTCCCTATTGGGGACTCACTGCAGTAGCTTTGCTCTCACTGTGGCCCTCTGCTTGGGTCACATATCCAAGGCCCTGGGCAGCTCCATCCTTCAAGGTGGAGGTAGCCACGCCCCCACAGCTCGTGTACTGGCAGAAGTGGCACCACATGGATGCTGCTGAGGTTAACTGCCTGCACCTTCCGGGGGGGACAGCCATAGCAGCCCAGGCCACACCTCAGCCCACTGGAGCTGAACCTGGGGCATCCAAGGAGGGCTGTACTGGAATGCAGGGAACAGAGTGGTGAGGCAGTGTTGGCAGTGAGTTCCAAGGCTCCCCAGGTGCCCAAAGACCCTCCTTTGAAATTGTACTGCCCCCGCCAGGCACTGAAACTTGGCATGTGATGGGAGAGGCAGCTCGTaatttctgaaatgcctttggcACCGTTCTTCCATTATTCTGGAGAACAGGTCCTGGTTTCTGTTTAGATGGCAGTTCCACATTCATCTCCTTATCAAAGGGTTGCTTGGCCTTACCCTTGTTCTCTCTGGAACAAGCTTTCTCGTTTCTTTTAATATGGATAGGCTaagaattttccaaatgtttaagttctgcttcccttttgattaAAAATTTACTCTTTACATTCTCTCTTCTTGTATTTAACTATCAAGAGAAGCCAGGCCACATCTTCCATTCCCATTTTGCTTAGAAAATGTTCACCCAAATATCCTGTTTCATAATTCACAAGTTGTACTGTCCACATTACACTGGGACACAAACACAGTTTCTTTGCCATGTCATGACAAGGGTCACCTTTCCTCCAAGTTCCAATAaatgttcctcatttccatccaAGTCCTTATCGGAATGGCCTTTACCTCAAACCACCATGATCCAGTATGACTCGCACCCTCTCCTTAGACTGCCCTTGCCATCCTCAGCAGTGCTTCTGTATCTGTCACATGGTTACTGTCCTCTGCCATGTGACCCTTACAGCAGTCATGTGTGGACCAATCTGGTCCGTTAATACTTGCTTATCCTTTAACTTTCAGAGGGTCACTCTCTTGTCATTTCTGCTCTCCCATTTCTTTACCTCTGTTGGCCCCTCCTCAGCTCCCCACCCTAGGATCGCTGTTGACGCCTGTTTTAGACCCTCATTTCAGAGCCGACTTATTCTGGGCAATCCATTCATATTGTTTCAACTCCGTGAGTCAAATGATTCTCAAATCTATTAAGTGTCTCCAGATCTGATTTCCCTACTTGTTGGACATCTCTCTTTGGGGTTGGGGGAATCAAACTCAACAACCCTAAAAATGAACCTTCCCCCAATTCCCAGATCTTCTCTGATCTTATAGTGCCTGTCTCAGTCGAGGGCCTCATCAGCCAGAgaggctccttttttttttttctttctgagacagggccttgctctgttgtccaggctggagtatagtggcataatgatatctcactgcagccgggaacatctgggctcaagggatcctcccacttcagcctcctgagtggtgtgtgccaccaccatgcccagctaatttattattttttgtagggacgggatttcactatgttgcccaggctggtcttgaactcctgggctcaagcaatctacttatctcagcctcccaaagcatcgGGTTtgcaagcatgagctaccatgcccagtcaagACAGCTTCCTAAGCAAGGAATTTACCGTCACCATCAGCACACTGTTCCTGACAACTGGTTCCCACATCTGGCCCATTCACCTCAAAAATGATTGAGGGATttgttcccttctctccttcaccATTGTGACTTACTCGGGTCTTCATCTTCTAGGGACTGCACTAAGTCATCTTTGTGTAGCCTAGTTCTCAGCACATGCCTGACACTCCCAGTGGATATTGGGATGTTGATTGATCTCAACTGAATAATTTCTTGACTATTTCACTTCAGTAGCCTGCAAGCCATCTTCCCTGCCACCAGTCTTTTCCTCCCCTCTTCCACACTGGGACTGTGATCTTTCTTACAACAATGACAAAAGCCCAAAATCTCTGTCAGATTCCTCTTGTTTCCCCAGGGAAGCTCAGATTGTTGACACAGTGCACAGTGCCACCTATGACCTGGCCCAGCTTTGTCTCCAGCAGCTCCCCTTCCCATCACTTGGGCTTCTCACCCTTCACGGACCATGCCATGTTCTTCCACATCTTGTTACCTTTGACCTCAGGCACATTCATCCACTTTTCCTTGCTAAAATTTCcttgttttaaaatgcatatgatCGTAGTACTtacctatctcatagggttgCCATGAAGACCAGATGAGTTAATTTGTGTAAAACACTTGGAACATGAGCATCAGGCATTCCTAGCTCTAGCACTCTCTTTTCACTCTTTCTGGAGAGCCCACTGCCACCCTACAGTGCAAATGACACCTTTTCTGTGATGCCTTCTTCAGTTTCTCCACCTAGCCAGCTACTCTGTCCTGGGGCCCTTCCttctattcttcttcttctaagtaaTAGTGACTTATTTATAGACGGAAACTTCAAGAATATGACAGCGTGTTACTATGTCCATATATTCCAGCCCCTGGCAAGGCAGGCACCATATATGTTGTCTGTGTTCTGAATAAAACTATGAATAGATCATTGTGAAACAACACACATTCAGAGAACAAAAGCTTATTTCTAATTAAAGGGTTCAATATTTGATTTTAAgggaaaatgaatttgaaaacaaattcCTTTCAGGCAGAACATGCTAAGCATTGATTATTCATTAAGGAAATAAAGAATACATTTAGGAgccaaaatgtttctttctttttctttctttcttttttttttttttgagacagagtttcactcttgttgcgcaggctggaatgcaatggcccaatcttggctcactgcaaccaccgcctcccaggttcaagtgattcaagtgcctcagcctcccgagtacctgggattacaggtgcccccactatgcccagctaatttttgtatttttagtagagacggggtttccccatgttggccaggctagtctggaactcctgacctcaggtgatccacccaccttggcttcccaaagtgctgggactacaggcgtgagccaccatgcctagcccaaaATGTTTCTTAACCCGTGGTTCAGAATTATATTCAATCGACATGAAAACGATAGAACAGAAGAGTTATATCAACTCACCTGCagtgttttattttgtatacatgtgcatgcaGAGATTCCTACACTTGGCAGGATTAAAAGGGAACTGCATGCCAGGAATGGTTCTGGGTGCTGGGTAGACATTGTTATATAAAACAGACATGGTTTGTACCCTCGAAAGATGACACCTCATCTGAAGCGTGGTAGGATTGATTTTTTGCACTGGCACATTGATAACAGAACTTATACCAAAGAAGGCATATTAAGAAAATTTTTGTTTCTCAGTGTTTCTTATTCTTCACCCTCAAAATCAAATTCATCATGCT from the Macaca mulatta isolate MMU2019108-1 chromosome 4, T2T-MMU8v2.0, whole genome shotgun sequence genome contains:
- the HEBP2 gene encoding heme-binding protein 2 (The RefSeq protein has 2 substitutions compared to this genomic sequence); this encodes MAEPLQPDPGAAEDAAAQAVETPGWKAPEDAGSQPGSYEIRRYGPAKWVSTSVESMDWDSAIQTGFTRLNSYIQGKNEKEMKIKMTAPVTSYVEPGSGPFSESTITISLYIPSEQQFDPPRPLESDVFIEDRAEMTVFVRSFDGYSSGQKNQEQLLTLASILREDGKVFDEKVYYTAGYNSPFKLLNRNNEVWLIQKNEPIKENE